In the Burkholderia cenocepacia genome, one interval contains:
- the leuC gene encoding 3-isopropylmalate dehydratase large subunit, translating into MAQTLYDKLWNTHVVHTEEDGTTLLYIDRQLLHEVTSPQAFEGLKIAQRPVWRISANLAVSDHNVPTTDRSHGIADPVSKLQVDTLDSNCDAFGITQFKMNDVRQGIVHIIGPEQGATLPGMTIVCGDSHTSTHGAFGALAHGIGTSEVEHVLATQTLLQKKSKNMLVKVEGALPRGCTAKDIVLAIIGKIGTAGGTGYAIEFGGSTIRALTMEGRMTVCNMAIEAGARAGMVAVDDTTIDYLKGRPFVPTGAEWDQAVEYWRQFKSDDGAQFDRVVELNAAEIVPQVTWGTSPEMVTSIDGRVPDPEREKDPVKRDAMERALAYMALEPNTPIESIKVDKIFIGSCTNARIEDIRAAAYVVKKLNRRVASNVRLAMVVPGSGLVKAQAEREGLDKVFTDAGFEWREPGCSMCLAMNADRLEPGERCASTSNRNFEGRQGAGGRTHLVSPAMAAAAAIEGHFVDIRQLG; encoded by the coding sequence ATGGCACAGACTCTCTACGACAAACTGTGGAACACCCACGTGGTCCACACCGAGGAAGACGGCACGACCCTGCTCTACATCGACCGTCAGCTGCTGCATGAAGTCACGAGCCCGCAGGCGTTCGAAGGGCTGAAGATCGCGCAGCGTCCGGTGTGGCGCATCAGCGCGAACCTGGCCGTGTCGGACCACAACGTGCCGACGACGGACCGCAGCCACGGCATCGCCGATCCCGTCTCGAAGCTGCAGGTCGACACGCTCGATTCGAATTGCGACGCATTCGGCATCACGCAGTTCAAGATGAACGACGTGCGCCAGGGCATCGTCCACATCATCGGGCCGGAGCAGGGCGCGACGCTGCCGGGCATGACGATCGTGTGCGGCGATTCGCATACGTCGACGCACGGCGCGTTCGGCGCGCTCGCGCACGGCATCGGCACGTCGGAAGTCGAGCACGTGCTCGCGACGCAGACCCTGCTGCAGAAGAAGAGCAAGAACATGCTCGTGAAGGTCGAGGGCGCACTGCCGCGCGGCTGTACCGCGAAGGACATCGTGCTCGCGATCATCGGCAAGATCGGCACCGCGGGCGGTACGGGCTACGCGATCGAATTCGGCGGCTCGACCATTCGCGCGCTGACGATGGAAGGCCGCATGACCGTCTGCAACATGGCGATCGAGGCCGGCGCGCGCGCAGGCATGGTCGCGGTGGACGACACGACGATCGACTACCTGAAGGGCCGTCCGTTCGTGCCGACCGGCGCGGAATGGGATCAGGCCGTCGAATACTGGCGGCAGTTCAAGTCGGACGACGGCGCGCAGTTCGACCGCGTGGTCGAGCTGAACGCGGCCGAGATCGTTCCGCAGGTCACGTGGGGCACGTCGCCGGAAATGGTCACGTCGATCGACGGTCGCGTGCCCGATCCCGAGCGCGAGAAGGATCCGGTCAAGCGCGACGCGATGGAGCGCGCGCTGGCATACATGGCGCTCGAGCCGAACACGCCGATCGAATCGATCAAGGTCGACAAGATCTTCATCGGCTCGTGCACGAACGCACGGATCGAGGACATCCGCGCGGCCGCGTACGTCGTGAAGAAGCTGAACCGTCGCGTCGCGTCGAACGTGCGGCTCGCGATGGTCGTGCCGGGCTCGGGCCTCGTGAAGGCGCAGGCCGAGCGCGAAGGGCTCGACAAGGTGTTCACCGATGCGGGCTTCGAATGGCGCGAGCCGGGCTGCTCGATGTGCCTCGCGATGAACGCCGACCGGCTCGAGCCGGGCGAGCGCTGCGCGTCGACGTCGAACCGCAACTTCGAAGGCCGGCAGGGCGCGGGCGGTCGCACGCACCTCGTGAGCCCCGCGATGGCGGCGGCCGCGGCGATCGAAGGTCACTTCGTCGACATTCGCCAGCTGGGGTAA
- the asd gene encoding aspartate-semialdehyde dehydrogenase: MNVGLVGWRGMVGSVLMQRMQEEGDFDLIEPVFFSTSNTGGKAPSFAKNETTLKDATNVDELKKCDVIITCQGGDYTNDVFPKLRAAGWNGYWIDAASSLRMQDDAVIILDPVNLDVIKDALVKGTKNFIGGNCTVSLMLMALGGLFRENLVDWITAMTYQAASGAGAQNMRELLSQMGTLNGAVQEQLADPASAILDIDRRVLAAMNSDAMPTSHFGVPLAGSLIPWIDKDLGNGMSKEEWKGGAETNKILGKPAMGEPGSIPVDGLCVRIGAMRCHSQALTIKLKKDVPLDEINGILASANDWVKVVPNEREASMRDLSPAKITGTLSVPVGRLRKLAMGGEYLSAFTVGDQLLWGAAEPLRRMLRILLDK; the protein is encoded by the coding sequence ATGAACGTAGGTCTCGTAGGTTGGCGCGGCATGGTCGGCAGCGTCCTGATGCAGCGCATGCAGGAAGAGGGCGATTTCGACCTGATCGAACCGGTGTTCTTCAGCACCAGCAACACGGGCGGCAAGGCGCCGTCGTTCGCGAAAAACGAGACCACGCTCAAGGACGCGACCAACGTCGACGAGCTGAAGAAGTGCGACGTGATCATCACGTGCCAGGGCGGCGACTACACGAACGACGTGTTCCCGAAGCTGCGCGCGGCCGGCTGGAACGGCTACTGGATCGACGCGGCATCGTCGCTGCGGATGCAGGACGACGCGGTCATCATCCTCGATCCGGTCAACCTCGACGTGATCAAGGATGCGCTGGTCAAGGGCACGAAGAACTTCATCGGCGGCAACTGCACGGTCAGCCTGATGCTGATGGCGCTCGGCGGCCTGTTCCGCGAGAACCTCGTCGATTGGATCACGGCGATGACCTACCAGGCCGCATCGGGCGCGGGCGCGCAGAACATGCGCGAGCTGCTGTCGCAGATGGGCACGCTGAACGGCGCGGTGCAGGAACAGCTCGCCGATCCGGCGTCCGCGATCCTCGACATCGACCGTCGCGTGCTGGCCGCGATGAACAGCGACGCGATGCCGACGAGCCACTTCGGCGTGCCGCTGGCCGGTTCGCTGATTCCGTGGATCGACAAGGATCTCGGCAACGGGATGTCGAAGGAAGAGTGGAAGGGCGGCGCGGAAACCAACAAGATCCTCGGCAAGCCGGCGATGGGCGAGCCGGGTTCGATCCCGGTCGATGGCCTGTGCGTGCGGATCGGCGCGATGCGCTGCCACTCGCAGGCGCTGACGATCAAGCTGAAGAAGGACGTGCCGCTCGACGAAATCAACGGCATCCTCGCATCGGCGAACGACTGGGTGAAGGTCGTGCCGAACGAGCGTGAAGCGTCGATGCGCGACCTGTCGCCGGCGAAGATCACCGGCACGCTGTCGGTGCCGGTCGGCCGCCTGCGCAAGCTCGCGATGGGCGGCGAATACCTGTCGGCGTTCACGGTCGGCGACCAGCTGCTGTGGGGCGCGGCCGAGCCGCTGCGCCGCATGCTGCGCATCCTGCTCGACAAGTAA
- a CDS encoding entericidin A/B family lipoprotein: MTASKVIARLVAALALAGLGFGLAGCNTVRGFGEDVNAAGSALKRAAE; this comes from the coding sequence GTGACGGCATCGAAGGTCATCGCGCGGCTGGTTGCCGCGCTGGCGCTGGCGGGGCTGGGCTTCGGCCTCGCGGGGTGCAATACCGTCCGAGGCTTCGGGGAAGACGTCAATGCCGCCGGCAGCGCACTGAAGCGCGCCGCGGAGTGA
- the leuD gene encoding 3-isopropylmalate dehydratase small subunit, protein MEKFTVHTGVVAPLDRENVDTDAIIPKQFLKSIKRTGFGPNAFDEWRYLDHGEPGQDNSKRPLNPDFVLNQPRYQGASVLLARKNFGCGSSREHAPWALQQYGFRAIIAPSFADIFFNNCYKNGLLPIVLTEQQVDHLFNETVAFNGFQLTIDLDAQVVRAGDGREYPFEIAAFRKYCLLNGFDDIGLTLRHADKIRQFEAERLVKQPWLNTKLVG, encoded by the coding sequence ATGGAAAAATTCACTGTACATACCGGCGTCGTGGCGCCGCTCGATCGCGAGAACGTCGACACCGACGCGATCATCCCGAAGCAGTTCCTGAAGTCGATCAAGCGCACGGGCTTCGGTCCGAACGCATTCGACGAGTGGCGCTATCTCGATCACGGCGAGCCGGGCCAGGACAACTCGAAGCGTCCGCTGAACCCGGACTTCGTGCTGAACCAGCCGCGCTACCAGGGCGCATCGGTGCTGCTTGCACGCAAGAACTTCGGCTGCGGCAGCTCGCGCGAGCACGCGCCGTGGGCGCTGCAGCAGTACGGCTTCCGCGCGATCATCGCGCCGAGCTTCGCCGACATCTTCTTCAACAACTGCTACAAGAACGGGCTGCTGCCGATCGTGCTGACCGAGCAGCAGGTCGATCACCTGTTCAACGAGACGGTGGCGTTCAACGGCTTTCAACTGACGATCGACCTCGACGCGCAGGTCGTGCGCGCGGGCGACGGCCGCGAGTATCCGTTCGAGATCGCCGCGTTCCGCAAGTACTGCCTGCTGAACGGCTTCGACGACATCGGCCTCACGCTGCGCCACGCGGACAAGATCCGCCAGTTCGAAGCCGAGCGGCTCGTGAAGCAGCCGTGGCTCAACACCAAGCTGGTCGGCTGA
- a CDS encoding alpha/beta fold hydrolase, whose protein sequence is MYQHQSSAEASHFEAAPYFREDPRLAGFRHRFDTVDGVRLHFVEGGRADGETIVLLAGFPESWYAWRRIMPLLADEFRIVAPDLPGQGDSDRPLVGYDTQTVAATLARLLERQNIARFYLAAHDVGAWVAYPFAAMYPDSVKRLALLDAGIPGITLPAALPIEPGNAWRTWHFAFHAVADLPETLIAGKEREYLDWFLRRKAANPESFSDADVDEYLRVFTRDGGLRAGLAFYRAVSESSAQNRKLQALGKLKMPVLAVSADQGSIPDMAGPLEHVAEQVTAATIAYSGHFIPEEQPQALARELRNFFR, encoded by the coding sequence ATGTACCAGCATCAATCATCCGCGGAGGCGTCGCACTTCGAGGCCGCGCCCTATTTTCGGGAAGACCCGCGGCTCGCCGGCTTTCGTCATCGGTTCGATACGGTAGACGGGGTGCGCCTTCATTTTGTCGAAGGAGGCCGCGCCGACGGCGAGACCATCGTCCTGCTCGCCGGGTTTCCGGAAAGCTGGTACGCGTGGCGGAGAATCATGCCGCTTCTCGCGGACGAATTCAGAATCGTGGCGCCGGATCTTCCCGGACAAGGCGATTCGGATCGTCCACTCGTCGGTTACGACACGCAGACCGTCGCGGCAACGCTTGCGCGCCTGCTGGAGCGGCAAAATATCGCGCGCTTTTACCTGGCCGCTCACGACGTCGGGGCGTGGGTCGCCTATCCGTTTGCCGCGATGTATCCCGATTCAGTGAAGCGATTGGCGTTGCTCGACGCGGGGATACCCGGCATCACGCTGCCCGCCGCACTGCCGATCGAGCCCGGCAACGCATGGCGCACGTGGCACTTCGCATTTCATGCTGTCGCCGACCTGCCGGAGACGTTGATTGCCGGCAAGGAGCGCGAGTATCTCGATTGGTTCTTGCGTCGCAAGGCGGCCAATCCCGAGTCGTTCTCCGACGCGGATGTCGACGAGTATCTCCGGGTGTTCACCCGGGACGGCGGGTTGCGAGCGGGGCTGGCCTTCTACCGGGCCGTGTCGGAGTCGTCGGCGCAGAACCGCAAGCTGCAGGCGCTGGGGAAGCTGAAGATGCCCGTGCTCGCCGTCAGTGCGGATCAGGGATCCATACCCGACATGGCGGGGCCGCTTGAACATGTCGCGGAACAGGTGACGGCTGCGACGATCGCGTATAGCGGGCATTTCATTCCCGAGGAGCAACCGCAGGCGCTGGCGCGCGAGTTGCGCAATTTCTTCCGTTAG
- the leuB gene encoding 3-isopropylmalate dehydrogenase, translating to MKIAVLPGDGIGPEIVNEAVKVLNALDEKFELEQAPVGGAGYEASGHPLPDATLALAKQADAILFGAVGDWKYDSLERALRPEQAILGLRKHLELFANFRPAICYPQLVDASPLKPELVAGLDILIVRELNGDIYFGQPRGVRAAPDGPFAGEREGFDTMRYSEPEVRRIAHVAFQAAQKRAKKLLSVDKSNVLETSQFWRDIMIDVSKEYADVELSHMYVDNAAMQLAKAPKQFDVIVTGNMFGDILSDEASMLTGSIGMLPSASLDKHNKGLYEPSHGSAPDIAGKGIANPLATILSAAMLLRYSLNRAEQADRIERAVKTVLEQGYRTGDIATPGCKQVGTAAMGDAVVAAL from the coding sequence ATGAAGATTGCAGTGCTGCCCGGCGACGGCATCGGTCCGGAAATCGTCAATGAAGCGGTGAAGGTGCTGAACGCACTCGACGAGAAGTTCGAACTCGAACAGGCGCCGGTCGGCGGCGCGGGCTACGAGGCGAGCGGCCATCCGCTGCCCGACGCGACGCTGGCGCTCGCGAAGCAGGCCGACGCGATCCTGTTCGGCGCGGTCGGCGACTGGAAGTACGACTCGCTGGAGCGCGCGCTGCGCCCCGAGCAGGCGATTCTCGGGCTGCGCAAGCACCTCGAGCTGTTCGCGAACTTCCGCCCGGCGATCTGCTATCCGCAGCTCGTCGATGCGTCGCCGTTGAAGCCGGAGCTCGTCGCGGGCCTCGACATCCTGATCGTGCGCGAACTGAACGGCGACATCTACTTCGGCCAGCCGCGCGGCGTGCGCGCGGCGCCGGACGGCCCGTTCGCCGGCGAGCGCGAAGGCTTCGACACGATGCGCTATTCGGAGCCGGAAGTGCGCCGCATCGCGCACGTCGCGTTCCAGGCCGCGCAAAAGCGCGCGAAGAAGCTGCTGTCGGTCGACAAGTCGAACGTGCTGGAAACGTCGCAGTTCTGGCGCGACATCATGATCGACGTGTCGAAGGAGTACGCGGACGTCGAGCTGTCGCACATGTACGTCGACAACGCGGCGATGCAGCTCGCGAAGGCGCCGAAGCAGTTCGACGTGATCGTCACGGGCAACATGTTCGGCGACATCCTGTCGGATGAAGCGTCGATGCTGACGGGTTCGATCGGCATGCTGCCGTCGGCATCGCTCGACAAGCACAACAAGGGGCTGTACGAGCCGTCGCACGGTTCGGCGCCGGACATCGCGGGCAAGGGCATCGCGAACCCGCTCGCGACGATCCTGTCGGCCGCGATGCTGCTGCGCTACTCGCTGAATCGCGCGGAGCAGGCCGATCGCATCGAGCGGGCGGTGAAAACGGTGCTCGAACAGGGTTATCGCACGGGCGACATCGCGACGCCGGGCTGCAAGCAGGTCGGCACGGCGGCGATGGGCGACGCGGTGGTCGCGGCGCTGTAA